In one Pseudoliparis swirei isolate HS2019 ecotype Mariana Trench chromosome 23, NWPU_hadal_v1, whole genome shotgun sequence genomic region, the following are encoded:
- the LOC130189266 gene encoding neuropeptide B-like — MPAAVVFPMVIVSLLVACSPAEAWYKQVAGPSYYSVGRASGLLSGIRRSPYVRRAEPDPADRDELETGSVFPESTQQHFILKTMPVCIRDVTPNLQSCELFQEVKGSFRCQADVFLSLDSADCAGD, encoded by the exons ATGCCCGCTGCAGTCGTGTTCCCCATGGTGATCGTCTCCTTGCTGGTGGCTTGCAGTCCAGCGGAGGCATGGTACAAGCAGGTGGCCGGTCCAAGCTACTACTCGGTGGGCAGGGCGTCCGGCTTGCTGTCCGGCATCCGGAGGTCACCGTACGTCAGGAGAGCCGAGCCGGACCCGGCGGACCGCGACGAGCTGGAGACCGGCAGCGTGTTTCCGGAGTCCACTCAGCAACACTTCATCCTGAAGACGATG CCGGTCTGCATCAGAGACGTTACACCAAACCTGCAGAGCTGTGAACTCTTCCAGGAAGTCAAGGGCTCCTTCAGGTGCCAAGCggacgtcttcctctctctggacTCGGCCGACTGTGCAGGAGACTGA